Below is a window of Syntrophomonas wolfei subsp. wolfei str. Goettingen G311 DNA.
TCAAACCTTCTTCTATGGCTATCGGGGTTATCAGCTCTATTGCCATTTGTACATTGTCCCCGGGCATTACCATCTCTACTCCTTCGGGTAACTGGATTATTCCGGTTACATCGGTGGTCCGGAAATAGAATTGCGGTCTGTAACCACCAAAGAACGGGGTGTGTCTTCCGCCTTCTTCTTTGGTCAGGACGTATACTTCAGCATTGAATGCGGTTAGGGGCTTGATGCTGCCGGGCTTGGCCAGTACCATGCCTCTTTCTACTTCTTTGCGGTCTACTCCTCTTAATAGGGTGCCGATATTGTCTCCGGCTTCGGCATAGTCAAGAAGCTTGCGGAACATTTCTACTCCGGTACATACGGTCTTTCTGGTGGCTTCTCTCATCCCTACTATTTCTACTTCGTCTCCTACTTTTACCTGACCTCTCTCTACTCTTCCTGTGGTTACGGTGCCTCTTCCGGTTATGGTGAATACGTCTTCTATGGGCATCAGGAAGGGCTTGTCAACCGCTCTTTGCGGCAGGGGTATATAACTGTCTACGGCATCCATCAGTTCCCATATATGCTTGCACCATTCACATTCACGAGTGCCACAACCGCATTCCAGGGCCTTCAGGGCTGAGCCCATTAGTACAGGGATGTCGTCTCCGGGAAACTCATAGAAGCTTAAGAGTTCTCTAACTTCCATCTCTACCAATTCCAATAGCTCGGGGTCGTCTACCATGTCGGTCTTATTCATAAATACTACTATATATGGTACCCCTACCTGCCGGGATAAGAGTATGTGCTCCCGGGTCTGCGGCATGGGGCCGTCAGCGGCTGATACTACCAGTATGGACCCGTCCATCTGCGCTGCTCCGGTGATCATGTTCTTTATGTAGTCAGCATGACCAGGGCAGTCTACATGGGCGTAGTGGCGGGTTTCGGTTTGATATTCAACATGCGAGGTGTTGATGGTTATGCCTCTTTCCCGCTCTTCCGGGGCTTTGTCAATCTCTTCATAGGACGTGGCCTTGGCTCCTCCTACTTGGGACAGGGTCTTGGTTATCGCTGCTGTCAATGTGGTCTTGCCATGGTCTATGTGACCTATGGTACCAATGTTAAGATGAGGTTTCGTCCTCTCGTATTTTGCCTTTGCCATCCTTTCTCTCACCTTTCCTTTTGTATTTGTTTTTATTTTTAGTGCCAGGCACCTAGTTACCTTGGGATGTAAAATTATAATTGTGCATCAGCTTGCAAGCTTGCATAAATATACCGCTCACAGTCTTCTGACATCCGTTTTCCGTTCTCCCTCATCCGACTTCCGTCTTCCGACATCTGCCTTCCGTCTTCCGCCTTACACCGGCAGCCCATATCTTCGGGCTATTATCTCCCGGCTCTTGGACTCGGGTACCTCGGCAAAGTTCTTTATCTTCATGGAAAAACTGGCTCGACCCTGAGTGAGGGATCTTAAACTGGTAGCATAACCAAAGGTTTCCGCCAGTGGTACCAACCCTTTTACCGCTTTAGTATCGCGGTTCTCTTCCAAAGCTATTATCCTTCCCCGGCGAGCATTTAGATCGGAAATTACATCCCCCAGGTATTCCTCGGGACAGATAATTTCCAGATCCATTACTGGTTCCAGGAAAACTGATTGGGCGTTTTCCAAAGCTTCCTTCAATGCCATACTGGCGGCAATCTTAAAGGCTGGTTCGTTGGAATCCACCTCATGATAGGAACCACCCTTTAGAACTACTTCCACATCATCCACCGGGTATCCACCCAGTATGCCCGCCTGTAAAGCTTCCCGCACCCCCATTTCCACCGCGGGTATAAATTCTCGGGGGATTGCTTCAGGGCTGGATTTATCTGCAAATCTTTTACCCTGACCCTCAGCCAGGGGTAAAACTTCCAACACTACATGAGCATATTGCCCGCGACCACCAGCTTGCCGGTCAAATTTGACTTCCGCAGCGGTCCTTTTCTTAACGCTTTCCTTATAGGCCACCTGGGGCTTGCCGATATTGGCATTAACCTTAAATTCTTTGAGCAGGCGATCAATAATAATCTCCAGGTGCAATTCCCCCATACCGGATATTATCATCTGGCCGCTTTCTTTATCCTGTCTGGTTTGGAATGTAGGGTCTTCCTCTGCCAGTCGCCGCAGGCTTTCTTCAATCCTCTCCTGGTCAGCTCTGGTTTTGGCCTCGATAGCTACATCAATAACCGGTTGCGGAAAGTCAATTGTTTCCAACAAGACAAGATGGTTTTCGCTGCAGAGGGTGTCACCAGTTGCCGTATTTTTCAAGCCTACCCCGGCTACAATATCACCGGCACAAGCTTCCTCTATTTCCTCACGGTGATTGGCATGCATTTTCAGCAATCTGGTAAAGCGCTCTTTTCTATCCTGGCGACTGTTGAATAGAGTGCTTCCTGCCTTTATCCGACCGGAGTAAATGCGAAAGTAGGTTAGTTTACCTACATAGGGGTCACTGGCCAGTTTAAACGCCAGGGCACAAAGAGGGGCATCAACTTCGGGCTTTATTCTCACGTTTTCTCCACTGGCTATATCCATCGCCTCAATTGCAGGTATATCAAGAGGGGAAGGAAGGTAGCTTACCACCGCATCCAGCAGCATCTGTACTCCCTTGTTCTTAAATGAAGACCCGCAAAGTACCGGCACTATTTGGTTGGAGATACAACTTTTTCTCAAAGAACTTCTGATTTCCGCTGGGGAAATCTCCCGGGCCTCCAGGTATTTTTCCAGTATACTGTCATCGTATTCTGCTAATCTTTCCAGAAGAAGATTCCTGAATTCCTGAGCTTTTGACCTTTCATCAGGGTTTAATTCCCTCTCCTGGTATTGCTCGCCGCTCTCATCTTCATAGATGTAGGCTTTAAAATCAATCAAATCAATAATGCCCGAGAATGCTTCCTCTACCCCAATGGGTAATTGTATGGCCACCGCATCACTGCTCAGATTTTTTCTTATCATTTCGATTACTCGAAAAAAGTCAGCGCCAACACGGTCCATTTTATTGATATAAGCAATGCGAGGAACATGATAACGATCAGCCTGTCTCCATACGGTTTCTGATTGTGGTTGCACGCCGGCTACCGCGCAAAAAATACCTATAGACCCATCAAGCACTCTTAATGAGCGCTCTACCTCAACAGTAAAGTCCACATGGCCGGGCGTGTCGATAATATTGACAAAATAACCCTTCCATTTGCAAGCTGTAGCTGCCGAAGTTATGGTTATTCCTCTTTCCTGTTCCTGGCTCATCCAATCCATAGTAGCGGTACCTTTATCCACTTCACCCATCTTATGAACCCGTCCGGAATAAAACAATATTCTTTCTGTGGTGGTTGTTTTTCCGGCATCGATATGAGCCATAATACCAATATTTCTAATAGCAGTTAAATCATAGCTGTCAGCCATCGAATTCCTCTCTTCGACTTACCAGCGATAATGAGCAAACGCCTTGTTGGCTTCTGCCATTTTATGGGTATCTTCTCTCTTCTTTACGGCCGCACCAGTATGATTGGCTGCATCCATTATCTCGCCAGCCAAGCGCTCGGCCATAGTTTTTTCTCCTCTTTTACGGGCATAACCGACCAGCCATCTTATGGCCAGGGTCTGTCTTCTATCTGAGCGGACTTCCACCGGAACCTGGTAATTGGCTCCGCCTACCCGTCTGGCTCTAACTTCGACAATAGGGGTTATGTTTTTCATGGCTTCTTCAAATACTTCCAGGGGTTCCCGGCGGGTTTTGCTCTGTACGATTGCAAAGGCGCCATAACATATTTTTTCGGCTAAACTTTTCTTTCCATCCCACATAAGCTGGTTAACCAGCTTGGTAAATATCTTACTGTTGTAGATGGGATCCGGTAAGACATCTCGCTTGGGAACTGGTCCTTTTCTCGGCATTTTGCGCCTCCCTCCTATTTCTTTTTCGGCCTCTTGGTGCCATACTTGGATCTTCCTTGGTTACGCTTCTGAACCCCGGAAGCATCCAGAGTTCCTCTTATGATATGGTATCTTACACCCGGCAAATCCTTGACTCTTCCCCCTCGGATAAGCACCACGGAGTGTTCCTGCAGGTTATGGCCAATGCCCGGAATATAAGCAGTAACTTCTATGCCATTAGTTAATCGTACCCTGGCTATTTTGCGTAAAGCTGAATTGGGCTTCTTGGGGGTGGTAGTATATACTCGGGTACAAACCCCCCTTTTTTGGGGACAGCTTTTTAAGGCGGGTGCGGTTGACTTTTGCTCACCCTTTTCGCGTCCTTTTCTTACCAGTTGGTTTATGGTCGGCATTTCTGCACCTCCCTTCTACTGCTGGGCTAACCCCCAATGGGGTCTTTCAAGAGAGCTACCGTTGCTGAGCCCACATCAATCCCGCAGTATTTGCCCAATTTTTCCATAGTCTCAGCCATTTCAACTTCTACTTCTTTAGCCTGGCAAAGCTTTTTTATGGCTTCCACAATGTGAGGTTCGGCATCTGCAGCAATAAATACTTTCCTGGCCTCATCCCGGTTAATTGCTTTCTTAACTTGCTTGCTTCCAATCACCTTGGGATAATCCCTGATCTCTTCCAGTGGCAAAGCTAACCCTCCTCCTAAAAAAAGTCTTTGGTCAGATTAAGGCGGCTAAATTTGCCACGCACTTAGATATTTTAGCACCTGCTAAGAGCCCCGTCAAATAGTTTCTTGGAGCGGTTTAGTCTGATACCATATTT
It encodes the following:
- the tuf gene encoding elongation factor Tu; translated protein: MAKAKYERTKPHLNIGTIGHIDHGKTTLTAAITKTLSQVGGAKATSYEEIDKAPEERERGITINTSHVEYQTETRHYAHVDCPGHADYIKNMITGAAQMDGSILVVSAADGPMPQTREHILLSRQVGVPYIVVFMNKTDMVDDPELLELVEMEVRELLSFYEFPGDDIPVLMGSALKALECGCGTRECEWCKHIWELMDAVDSYIPLPQRAVDKPFLMPIEDVFTITGRGTVTTGRVERGQVKVGDEVEIVGMREATRKTVCTGVEMFRKLLDYAEAGDNIGTLLRGVDRKEVERGMVLAKPGSIKPLTAFNAEVYVLTKEEGGRHTPFFGGYRPQFYFRTTDVTGIIQLPEGVEMVMPGDNVQMAIELITPIAIEEGLRFAIREGGRTVGAGVVTSLNE
- the fusA gene encoding elongation factor G — translated: MADSYDLTAIRNIGIMAHIDAGKTTTTERILFYSGRVHKMGEVDKGTATMDWMSQEQERGITITSAATACKWKGYFVNIIDTPGHVDFTVEVERSLRVLDGSIGIFCAVAGVQPQSETVWRQADRYHVPRIAYINKMDRVGADFFRVIEMIRKNLSSDAVAIQLPIGVEEAFSGIIDLIDFKAYIYEDESGEQYQERELNPDERSKAQEFRNLLLERLAEYDDSILEKYLEAREISPAEIRSSLRKSCISNQIVPVLCGSSFKNKGVQMLLDAVVSYLPSPLDIPAIEAMDIASGENVRIKPEVDAPLCALAFKLASDPYVGKLTYFRIYSGRIKAGSTLFNSRQDRKERFTRLLKMHANHREEIEEACAGDIVAGVGLKNTATGDTLCSENHLVLLETIDFPQPVIDVAIEAKTRADQERIEESLRRLAEEDPTFQTRQDKESGQMIISGMGELHLEIIIDRLLKEFKVNANIGKPQVAYKESVKKRTAAEVKFDRQAGGRGQYAHVVLEVLPLAEGQGKRFADKSSPEAIPREFIPAVEMGVREALQAGILGGYPVDDVEVVLKGGSYHEVDSNEPAFKIAASMALKEALENAQSVFLEPVMDLEIICPEEYLGDVISDLNARRGRIIALEENRDTKAVKGLVPLAETFGYATSLRSLTQGRASFSMKIKNFAEVPESKSREIIARRYGLPV
- the rpsG gene encoding 30S ribosomal protein S7, translating into MPRKGPVPKRDVLPDPIYNSKIFTKLVNQLMWDGKKSLAEKICYGAFAIVQSKTRREPLEVFEEAMKNITPIVEVRARRVGGANYQVPVEVRSDRRQTLAIRWLVGYARKRGEKTMAERLAGEIMDAANHTGAAVKKREDTHKMAEANKAFAHYRW
- the rpsL gene encoding 30S ribosomal protein S12, with translation MPTINQLVRKGREKGEQKSTAPALKSCPQKRGVCTRVYTTTPKKPNSALRKIARVRLTNGIEVTAYIPGIGHNLQEHSVVLIRGGRVKDLPGVRYHIIRGTLDASGVQKRNQGRSKYGTKRPKKK
- a CDS encoding ribosomal L7Ae/L30e/S12e/Gadd45 family protein; this encodes MPLEEIRDYPKVIGSKQVKKAINRDEARKVFIAADAEPHIVEAIKKLCQAKEVEVEMAETMEKLGKYCGIDVGSATVALLKDPIGG